A section of the Epinephelus moara isolate mb chromosome 3, YSFRI_EMoa_1.0, whole genome shotgun sequence genome encodes:
- the fam222ba gene encoding protein FAM222B has product MLACLPGPGDLPLQLLPHTQMNTGHQKWDTTQRMRSAPFPTPAELDAYAKKVANNPLTIKIFPNSVKVPQRNHVRRTVNGLDTSGQRYSPYPSSQASAKAGLLAIIKVPTVKGILKDFDGSRARLHPEVIMNPPAGPYQVASTSTLNHHPPLPNLTRLQQSLPLQPQDPPQTLQMPLPQQQGHTQSLRHPPPMAQHPQGPPRLQTLSQHPALGHPQGPPAIMLQQQHLQQQPPPGLQGSRKLPDGDAPPNVTVSTSTIPLSMAAGLHQGRQADLSTIVHQINQFCQARAQGAGATSMCEGQIANPSPISRNLLISACSRVSMHSNPATPGFPPPNCIIGPQEKATAPVGAHPPHSVAIMNHLPSNHTDLKQQHHLQQHLHQQQNQQQQQLQHNTQQQKMRSWNQHQLAHVPHVQNGGSHLCKQPSRDPAFHFKGMGYPAEVCVGQPYTLKPPVERPTPSPPVNNGMPGPMAHYTNGHYFQSHIWNSSILPTPNSDSSGSQDIAMPFHGAGPGGCTTLDCGPPGAPHYRLGVSSSTSSSSSAQTNLMQTADYLGGDFQTPYFRDQNLGLMGKMHRPPLSRGGPEVGDGRTALIQHPGYR; this is encoded by the coding sequence GGGACACCACACAAAGGATGAGATCCGCTCCGTTTCCAACCCCTGCAGAATTGGACGCATATGCTAAGAAGGTTGCCAACAACCCCCTCACCATCAAGATCTTCCCCAACAGCGTCAAGGTCCCCCAGCGAAACCACGTGCGCCGAACTGTCAACGGGCTGGATACGTCAGGCCAGCGCTACAGCCCTTATCCCTCTTCTCAGGCCAGCGCCAAGGCAGGCCTCCTCGCCATCATCAAGGTGCCCACAGTCAAAGGCATCCTTAAAGATTTTGACGGCAGCCGGGCTCGCTTGCACCCTGAAGTCATCATGAACCCCCCCGCCGGACCGTACCAAGTGGCTTCGACCAGCACTTTAAACCACCACCCACCTCTGCCGAACCTCACCCGGCTGCAGCAGAGCTTGCCGCTTCAACCACAGGACCCACCTCAGACTCTACAGATGCCccttcctcagcagcagggtcACACCCAGAGCCTCAGACACCCTCCCCCCATGGCCCAGCACCCTCAGGGCCCACCCAGACTCCAGACTCTGTCTCAGCACCCAGCCCTCGGCCACCCACAGGGGCCCCCTGCCATCATgcttcagcagcagcacctTCAGCAGCAGCCACCACCTGGCCTGCAGGGGAGCAGGAAGCTGCCAGATGGCGACGCACCGCCTAATGTTACCGTCTCTACCTCAACCATTCCACTCTCCATGGCCGCTGGGCTGCACCAGGGCCGCCAGGCTGACCTGAGCACCATCGTGCACCAGATCAACCAGTTCTGCCAAGCTCGGGCCCAGGGTGCAGGAGCCACCTCCATGTGTGAGGGCCAGATCGCCAACCCCAGCCCCATCAGTCGCAACCTGCTCATCAGCGCTTGCTCCAGGGTGTCCATGCACAGCAACCCCGCCACCCCCGGCTTTCCCCCGCCCAACTGCATCATCGGCCCTCAAGAGAAAGCCACCGCCCCGGTGGGAGCTCACCCGCCACACAGCGTGGCTATTATGAACCACTTGCCTTCCAACCACACTGATCTCAAGCAGCAGCACCACCTGCAGCAGCATCTGCACCAACAACAGaatcagcagcaacagcagctgcaacataacacacagcagcagaagatgCGCTCTTGGAATCAGCACCAGTTGGCTCATGTACCCCACGTTCAGAACGGTGGGAGCCACCTCTGCAAGCAGCCTTCCAGGGACCCCGCCTTCCATTTTAAGGGCATGGGCTACCctgcagaggtgtgtgtgggtCAGCCTTACACACTCAAACCTCCCGTAGAGAGGCCCACCCCCTCTCCCCCCGTCAACAACGGCATGCCCGGCCCCATGGCCCACTACACTAATGGTCACTACTTCCAGTCCCACATTTGGAACAGCAGCATCCTCCCCACACCCAATAGTGACAGCTCCGGGTCTCAGGACATAGCCATGCCATTCCACGGTGCGGGCCCAGGGGGGTGCACCACGCTAGACTGTGGGCCCCCTGGGGCTCCCCATTACAGGCTAGGAGTGAGCTCCTccacctcatcctcctcctccgcccAGACTAATCTGATGCAAACGGCAGATTACTTGGGTGGGGACTTCCAGACGCCCTACTTCCGCGATCAGAATCTAGGGTTGATGGGCAAGATGCACAGGCCTCCTCTGAGCAGGGGAGGTCCAGAGGTTGGGGATGGCAGAACCGCTCTCATCCAGCACCCAGGGTACAGATAA